One window of the Candidatus Zixiibacteriota bacterium genome contains the following:
- a CDS encoding Glutamyl-tRNA(Gln) amidotransferase, subunit E, translated as MDIANLDINDKARFESLGFICGLEIHQQLATEKKLFCHCPVGLTGRKYDAEILRHMRPTLSELGEYDGTALMEFKTKKEVIYRLYRDRTCTYEMDDTPPFLVNQQAIDYAIRIALLFNCRIVDEIHVIRKQYLDGSIPTGFQRTMIIGVDGWIPYKNRRITITQVNLEEEACREVSDIGHRIVFATDRLSTPLVEIITASDMKNPVEAADVCRLLGNSMKITGLVRRGIGTVRQDVNVSITGSTRVEIKGVFKVGNIKPLTAIEAVRQKRLLELRDRFVARFGSDPKIDFGEENFTSLFSGSGNIIGRRLESDRPLKVVGMHLAGLADFNLHPLQPGWDFASELGGRVRVIACIDSVPNLFFYSHRHLYDIPETVWEKIRSRWTENPGDDIVLVCGPSADVVTALNEIKIRILELAKGVINETRQDMKNGTTDFERILPGPDRMYPDTDHPPIKITDSRVEENRRRLAEPLWEKQKRWTSLGLSSELVRNLSLSPYADILDQLAAENNIPIKRAAYILSGMLIDLRRSGYDLAKADRGKLYQLLQTALSGKWPHRQLKAALIMLAHGDAPNRTTPESFDLKLLDRSWEEIKSKFDGVVSNDKCGKFRRYLTGRLIDRFPHHSPEVLARISERLGSEK; from the coding sequence ATGGACATCGCGAACCTCGACATAAATGACAAGGCCCGCTTTGAATCGCTGGGCTTCATCTGCGGGCTTGAAATTCATCAGCAACTCGCCACCGAGAAAAAACTCTTTTGTCACTGCCCCGTCGGCCTGACCGGCCGGAAATATGACGCCGAGATCCTGCGTCATATGCGCCCCACTCTATCGGAATTGGGCGAATATGACGGGACCGCGCTGATGGAATTCAAGACCAAAAAAGAGGTCATCTATCGTCTCTACCGCGACCGCACCTGCACCTACGAGATGGACGATACCCCTCCCTTTCTGGTCAACCAGCAGGCCATTGATTATGCCATCCGTATCGCCCTTTTATTCAATTGCCGTATTGTCGATGAGATCCACGTCATAAGAAAACAGTATCTCGACGGTTCCATTCCGACCGGTTTCCAGCGAACCATGATTATCGGGGTCGATGGCTGGATTCCTTATAAAAATCGACGTATCACCATCACTCAGGTAAATTTGGAGGAAGAAGCCTGCCGCGAGGTTTCCGATATTGGCCACCGCATCGTCTTTGCCACGGATCGTCTTTCCACCCCGTTAGTCGAAATCATAACTGCTTCCGATATGAAAAATCCGGTCGAGGCCGCCGATGTTTGCCGCCTCCTGGGAAATTCCATGAAAATTACCGGCCTCGTCCGCCGCGGCATCGGAACTGTCCGCCAGGATGTCAATGTCTCCATCACCGGAAGCACCCGGGTAGAAATAAAAGGCGTTTTCAAAGTCGGTAATATAAAACCACTGACAGCAATTGAGGCCGTCCGCCAAAAAAGGCTTTTGGAATTGAGAGACAGATTTGTCGCCCGCTTCGGTTCCGATCCGAAAATCGATTTTGGGGAGGAGAATTTCACTTCGCTATTCAGCGGCAGTGGCAATATTATTGGACGGCGTCTTGAAAGCGATCGCCCCCTTAAAGTCGTCGGAATGCATCTTGCCGGTCTCGCGGATTTCAATTTGCATCCTCTTCAGCCCGGCTGGGACTTCGCCTCTGAACTCGGCGGCCGGGTCCGGGTTATTGCCTGTATCGATAGCGTTCCCAATCTATTTTTCTATTCTCACCGGCATCTTTATGATATTCCGGAGACGGTATGGGAAAAAATCCGCAGCCGCTGGACCGAAAATCCGGGCGATGATATCGTTCTGGTCTGCGGCCCGTCGGCCGACGTCGTCACGGCCCTGAATGAAATTAAAATCCGCATTCTTGAACTGGCCAAAGGGGTCATAAACGAAACCCGGCAGGATATGAAAAACGGTACCACCGATTTCGAACGAATTCTCCCTGGCCCCGACCGGATGTATCCCGATACCGATCATCCCCCTATAAAAATTACTGATAGCCGGGTCGAAGAAAATCGCCGCCGCCTGGCCGAACCGCTTTGGGAAAAACAGAAGCGCTGGACTTCTTTGGGATTGTCCTCCGAATTGGTGCGGAACCTGTCGTTATCCCCGTATGCTGATATTCTCGATCAACTGGCCGCGGAGAACAATATTCCGATCAAAAGGGCCGCCTATATTCTTTCCGGCATGCTGATCGATTTAAGGCGCAGTGGATACGATCTGGCCAAAGCCGATCGCGGGAAACTATATCAATTGCTCCAAACGGCCCTGTCGGGAAAATGGCCCCACCGACAGCTCAAAGCCGCTTTAATCATGCTGGCTCACGGTGATGCGCCAAACCGGACTACCCCGGAATCATTCGATCTCAAACTCCTCGACCGCTCCTGGGAGGAAATTAAAAGCAAATTTGACGGGGTCGTTTCGAATGATAAGTGCGGGAAATTCCGCCGCTACCTCACCGGCCGTTTAATCGACCGCTTTCCTCATCATAGCCCGGAGGTCCTGGCCAGGATTTCCGAACGCCTGGGTAGCGAAAAGTAA
- a CDS encoding conserved hypothetical protein (Evidence 4 : Unknown function but conserved in other organisms) — translation MSSIESIIDRQLRRWELEKKIRALETEEGRKARLKPIVTVSRLKGSGGTVIASRLAEKLHYQLLHREVIDEICSSSGYRRQVIESLDDRIRSRIELWFEGIFKGSYIDASDYLKQLYKVIMSIAEHGGVVVVGRGANFILPREQVFSLRVTASKERRIENLMHYLSLTHDQAEKEIRETDKARAEFIHSHFKRNIDDPLAYDLTIDTTFIEVEAAVNLAEAAIWAKWKKLGIVGPGH, via the coding sequence ATGAGTTCCATAGAGTCAATAATCGATCGTCAGTTGCGGCGCTGGGAATTAGAGAAGAAAATTCGCGCGCTGGAAACGGAAGAAGGGCGTAAGGCGCGCCTGAAACCGATTGTAACGGTCAGCCGCCTCAAAGGGAGCGGCGGGACGGTCATAGCGAGCCGACTCGCGGAGAAATTGCACTACCAGTTATTACACCGGGAAGTTATCGATGAAATCTGCAGTTCTTCGGGATACCGCCGGCAGGTGATCGAGTCGCTCGACGACAGGATTCGCTCGCGAATCGAACTCTGGTTCGAGGGAATTTTCAAGGGAAGTTATATCGACGCCTCTGATTATCTCAAACAGTTGTATAAAGTCATCATGTCGATCGCCGAACACGGGGGAGTGGTCGTTGTTGGCAGGGGCGCCAATTTTATTCTCCCTCGGGAACAGGTTTTCAGTTTGAGAGTAACGGCCTCGAAAGAACGGCGAATCGAGAATCTGATGCATTATCTCAGTCTCACTCACGATCAGGCCGAGAAAGAAATCAGGGAGACGGATAAGGCGCGAGCGGAGTTTATTCACAGCCATTTTAAGAGAAACATCGATGATCCCCTGGCTTACGATTTGACGATCGATACGACATTTATCGAGGTGGAGGCGGCGGTGAATCTGGCGGAGGCGGCGATTTGGGCCAAATGGAAAAAGCTAGGGATAGTCGGGCCGGGGCACTGA
- a CDS encoding SWIB/MDM2 domain-containing protein, translating to MATKKAKKPAKKKVAKKSAKKPVKKAAKAKKPAKKKVARKPNPAFMKPMQPDDMLGAVVGMKAMPRTEITKKIWDYIKKNKLQDSVNRRMINADDNLKAVFGGKKQVSMFEMTKLIAKHMK from the coding sequence ATGGCTACAAAGAAGGCCAAGAAGCCGGCAAAGAAGAAAGTGGCCAAGAAATCGGCGAAGAAGCCGGTTAAGAAGGCCGCGAAGGCGAAGAAGCCGGCCAAGAAGAAAGTCGCTCGGAAGCCGAATCCGGCCTTCATGAAACCGATGCAGCCGGATGATATGCTCGGCGCCGTAGTCGGCATGAAAGCGATGCCGCGCACCGAGATCACGAAGAAGATTTGGGATTACATCAAGAAGAACAAACTCCAGGATTCTGTGAACCGGAGAATGATCAACGCCGATGACAATCTCAAAGCGGTATTCGGCGGCAAGAAGCAGGTCAGCATGTTCGAGATGACGAAACTCATCGCGAAGCATATGAAATAA
- a CDS encoding hypothetical protein (Evidence 5 : Unknown function): MRKLNHIIVAMAFSGLIAGCSRQKIVIYEIDPPGEYCGSYKVKIGMPGMTIVSSYPFQLIITDYKFFYGYNLTAGDYDFGHPDCGGSGNYNLTQNITMMPDSVTQNTGCDSLLVLRGEYTLVRTADSLFLTRRDSTNNIDYELRLSKCR, from the coding sequence TTGCGGAAACTTAATCACATTATTGTGGCAATGGCATTTTCCGGTTTGATTGCGGGTTGCAGCCGTCAAAAAATCGTCATATATGAAATTGACCCTCCCGGCGAATATTGCGGGTCCTATAAAGTTAAAATCGGTATGCCCGGGATGACGATAGTAAGCTCATATCCTTTTCAATTAATAATTACAGATTATAAATTTTTCTACGGTTATAACTTGACCGCGGGAGATTACGATTTTGGCCATCCCGATTGCGGAGGATCCGGCAATTACAACTTGACTCAAAACATAACAATGATGCCGGATTCGGTGACACAAAATACAGGATGTGACAGTTTATTGGTACTACGGGGCGAATATACTCTTGTCAGAACTGCCGATTCCTTATTTTTGACAAGACGGGATTCAACAAATAATATTGATTATGAATTAAGACTGAGCAAATGCCGCTAA
- a CDS encoding membrane hypothetical protein (Evidence 5 : Unknown function), producing the protein MDVAPESVKSRHDYLAPVIMGAVAILYSLPFLIYWDYLGVGDWELFTTMAAIPVREVLYYHQFPFWNPYIGGGNILFAHPEVAVLSPFFLINMVFGALAGLKVQVFFTFFLGLWGTYLFSRKLGLSEVASYMAAFVYYGSTYFGLHYAIGHMPFTHFCFLPWFLYFLLKSEENWKYVMGAAAAIFLMIAGNGAAVPFVYTAFFSGVLVVLLSIERKSFRLIKRYLFGLLSGVALAAVKFIPMTIYLVENRWPGMPDDRTPLNLALAAFTSLDQYLFRNFGPAQKWGWHEYSAYVSPVVLILALVAILYMFRKVWVWIVIGLFFLVLGLGHFSSFSPWNLLLQIPGFSSLRCPSRNFQFVLLALGILGGVGLDYLKDKISISKRVMTLIMILLTAGVLIGNFIPDLRAFRQIKYKKVEAVEFSKDFRNIIGRKDDIYRQFQANRGSLVTPWLSGYKDSRALVTPTNEVLMEYVSRGQAEVTRDFFSPNRVIYDIEPVGPGSLILSIGYDRGWKAVDGRPIYESNNLVSIDFKTEDSRLELYYRTPYFWTGLVISLLAWAVWLFALFNGKAGERLKAVLD; encoded by the coding sequence TTGGACGTGGCACCTGAATCCGTCAAGTCCAGGCATGATTATCTTGCGCCCGTGATAATGGGCGCGGTAGCGATTCTCTATTCTCTTCCGTTCCTGATTTACTGGGATTATTTGGGGGTCGGGGATTGGGAATTATTCACCACGATGGCGGCTATCCCCGTGAGAGAAGTGTTGTATTATCACCAATTTCCCTTCTGGAACCCGTATATCGGCGGGGGAAATATCCTTTTTGCTCATCCGGAAGTGGCGGTGCTGTCGCCATTTTTCTTGATCAATATGGTTTTTGGGGCCCTCGCGGGGCTGAAAGTCCAGGTCTTCTTTACTTTCTTTCTGGGGCTCTGGGGGACCTATCTTTTTTCTCGGAAACTGGGGCTTTCGGAAGTTGCCTCGTATATGGCCGCGTTCGTCTATTACGGGAGCACCTATTTCGGGCTGCATTATGCAATCGGGCATATGCCGTTTACCCATTTCTGTTTTCTTCCCTGGTTTCTATATTTTCTACTTAAAAGCGAGGAAAATTGGAAATATGTAATGGGCGCCGCGGCGGCGATATTTCTGATGATTGCCGGGAATGGTGCGGCGGTGCCGTTCGTTTACACGGCTTTCTTTTCCGGAGTCCTGGTAGTTCTGCTATCGATAGAGCGCAAGTCATTCCGTCTGATTAAAAGATATCTTTTCGGCCTGCTTTCGGGAGTGGCGCTGGCGGCGGTCAAATTTATACCGATGACCATTTATCTGGTGGAGAATCGCTGGCCGGGGATGCCTGATGATCGAACGCCGCTCAATCTGGCCCTGGCCGCTTTCACATCACTGGATCAATATCTTTTCCGTAATTTCGGACCGGCGCAAAAATGGGGCTGGCACGAATATAGCGCCTATGTTTCTCCGGTTGTTCTTATTCTGGCGCTGGTGGCCATTTTGTATATGTTCAGAAAAGTCTGGGTCTGGATTGTGATCGGATTGTTCTTTTTAGTTCTTGGTCTAGGTCATTTTTCGTCTTTTTCACCCTGGAATCTATTGCTTCAGATTCCCGGTTTTTCGTCGCTTCGATGCCCGTCGCGGAACTTTCAATTTGTACTTCTGGCCTTAGGGATACTTGGCGGGGTCGGCCTTGACTATTTGAAAGACAAGATAAGTATTTCCAAACGAGTGATGACTTTGATTATGATTTTGCTGACGGCCGGGGTGCTGATAGGGAATTTTATCCCGGATTTGAGGGCGTTCAGGCAAATAAAGTACAAGAAAGTCGAGGCTGTCGAGTTCAGCAAAGATTTTCGCAATATAATCGGCCGGAAAGATGACATATATCGCCAGTTTCAGGCGAATCGCGGATCGCTGGTGACGCCGTGGCTGTCCGGGTATAAAGACAGCCGGGCGCTGGTGACGCCGACCAATGAGGTGCTGATGGAATATGTGTCCCGCGGTCAGGCCGAAGTGACAAGAGATTTCTTTTCTCCGAATCGAGTCATTTACGATATTGAGCCGGTTGGTCCCGGAAGTTTAATTTTATCGATAGGTTATGACAGAGGATGGAAGGCTGTTGACGGGCGACCGATCTATGAGAGCAATAATCTGGTCTCTATAGATTTCAAGACTGAGGACAGTAGACTTGAATTATATTACCGAACACCTTATTTCTGGACGGGATTGGTTATATCGCTTCTGGCCTGGGCGGTCTGGTTATTCGCTCTTTTTAACGGCAAAGCGGGCGAGCGGCTGAAAGCGGTACTTGATTAA
- a CDS encoding Glycosyl transferase family 2 — MLLTVIMPLYNEERTAAEIISRVLSLPLDLELIIVNNGSTDRTKEIIHGFAPRSNLRIIDKDRNIGKGDAIIDGLRSARGEFTVIQDGDLEYAPEDFERMIKLAQDKGALAVFGSRIRHPESGISYQRYLWGGKLLTVVANFLFRVNITDESTCYKMIRTDIMKQLNLQCRRFEFCPEVVAKLGRNKIKIHEIPVAYHPRKFEEGKKIRWIDGLEAVWTLIKYRFQPLARFAVKKSE, encoded by the coding sequence ATGCTTCTGACCGTCATAATGCCCTTGTACAACGAAGAGCGGACCGCCGCCGAAATCATTTCCCGCGTCCTCTCTCTCCCTCTTGATTTGGAATTAATCATCGTCAATAACGGCTCCACCGACAGGACAAAAGAAATCATCCACGGCTTCGCCCCTCGCTCCAATCTGCGGATAATCGACAAGGATCGCAATATCGGAAAAGGGGATGCCATAATCGACGGTCTCCGCTCGGCTCGGGGAGAATTTACGGTCATTCAGGACGGCGACCTCGAATACGCCCCTGAGGATTTCGAGCGGATGATAAAATTGGCTCAGGATAAGGGTGCTCTGGCGGTGTTCGGTTCTCGAATACGCCACCCGGAATCGGGAATTTCATACCAGCGTTATCTCTGGGGAGGAAAACTGCTCACCGTCGTCGCCAATTTTCTTTTCCGGGTCAACATCACCGATGAATCGACCTGCTATAAAATGATTCGCACCGATATTATGAAACAATTGAATCTTCAATGCCGGCGCTTTGAATTTTGTCCCGAAGTGGTCGCTAAATTGGGTCGAAATAAAATTAAAATTCATGAAATACCGGTGGCGTATCACCCGCGAAAATTTGAGGAAGGTAAAAAGATTCGCTGGATCGACGGTCTTGAAGCCGTCTGGACCTTAATCAAGTACCGCTTTCAGCCGCTCGCCCGCTTTGCCGTTAAAAAGAGCGAATAA
- the purM gene encoding Phosphoribosylformylglycinamidine cyclo-ligase, with protein sequence MLIFRLNNMKNKKIDYASAGVDIAAADRAKEKIKVLARSTFNDSVLSEIGAFGGFFRPNLKQYEEPVFISSTDGVGTKLKIAFMTGRHNTVGEDLVNHCINDILVHGAGPLFFLDYIATGKLEPEMVAQIVEGLARGCKNAGMALVGGETAEMPDFYAPGEYDLAGFIVGIVDRNKIINGQNIKPGDIAIGLPSTGLHTNGYSLARKVIFEIGGMKPDDRIPEWGQTIGESLLATHRSYLKPVMAVLEKVGIKGMAHITGGGIPGNLNRILPEEIDAVIDKKSWERLPIFDFIKRTGSIEEDDMYPAFNMGIGFILVTAPEDADQVCDILKIIGEKPYIIGKMVKGEKKVVLKG encoded by the coding sequence ATGTTAATTTTTCGCCTGAACAATATGAAAAATAAGAAGATAGATTATGCGTCGGCCGGTGTCGATATTGCCGCCGCCGACAGGGCCAAAGAGAAGATCAAAGTTCTCGCCCGCTCGACATTCAACGATTCGGTCTTATCCGAGATAGGGGCTTTCGGGGGATTTTTCAGGCCGAATCTGAAACAATATGAGGAACCGGTATTTATTTCATCGACCGACGGGGTCGGCACCAAATTGAAAATTGCCTTTATGACAGGACGGCACAATACGGTAGGTGAAGATCTGGTAAATCATTGTATCAATGATATTCTGGTCCATGGGGCGGGGCCGCTTTTCTTTCTGGATTATATCGCCACCGGAAAACTGGAGCCGGAAATGGTGGCACAAATAGTGGAAGGGCTGGCGCGGGGATGCAAAAATGCCGGAATGGCTTTGGTAGGCGGAGAAACGGCGGAGATGCCGGACTTTTATGCCCCCGGGGAATATGATCTGGCCGGTTTTATTGTCGGAATAGTTGACCGAAACAAGATTATCAACGGTCAGAATATAAAGCCCGGAGATATCGCTATCGGATTACCTTCGACCGGGCTTCATACCAACGGCTACTCTCTGGCCCGCAAAGTGATTTTTGAAATCGGCGGGATGAAGCCGGATGACAGGATACCTGAATGGGGCCAGACGATTGGGGAATCTCTTCTGGCGACTCATCGATCTTACTTGAAGCCGGTTATGGCGGTTCTGGAAAAGGTCGGGATAAAAGGAATGGCCCATATTACCGGCGGCGGAATTCCGGGAAATCTGAATCGTATACTTCCCGAGGAAATAGACGCGGTGATTGATAAGAAATCCTGGGAACGGCTCCCGATATTTGATTTTATAAAGCGGACCGGGTCCATTGAAGAAGACGACATGTATCCGGCTTTTAATATGGGAATCGGGTTTATTCTGGTGACGGCACCGGAGGATGCGGATCAAGTCTGCGATATCCTGAAGATTATCGGCGAAAAGCCGTATATCATTGGTAAAATGGTTAAAGGCGAAAAGAAAGTAGTATTGAAGGGCTAA
- the gpmI gene encoding phosphoglycero mutase III, cofactor-independent (Evidence 2a : Function from experimental evidences in other organisms; Product type e : enzyme) translates to MFLLCIMDGFGLRKESYYNAIAMAKKPNIDKLFETCPHTAIDGSGLAVGLPKGQMGNSEVGHLNFGAGRVVYQDITRIDKSISDGDFFTNKVFLEGMKLAAGNKTALHLFGLVSNGCVHSSLEHLKALAKMAKDNGVKKLFLHAFMDGRDTSPTSGAGYMQEMVENFGRVGLGKVATVMGRYYGMDRDKRWERTEKAYQAIVNKVGERFGSPVEAIKESYRNDVTDEFIVPAVINLGGEDEGKLKSGDVALFFNFRADRVRQLSYLFVGRQYEGFPHPDNPRIHLITLTNYDAELKEAHVAYPPIHLTNIFGEIISRQGLRQLRIAETEKYAHVTYFFNGGVEKPFENEDRCMIPSPKVATYDLKPEMSSVEVADETVRRILSKKYDVIILNFANCDMVGHTGVLEAAIRAVEAVDAGVGKVIKAVEEVKGQAIITADHGNAEQMYDPETKGPHTAHTTNLVPCIFFDGSGAHDGVRLRDGGILADVAPTILQYMNINQPAEMTGHSLFVPGEVPISKH, encoded by the coding sequence ATGTTTTTGCTATGCATAATGGACGGTTTCGGACTGCGAAAAGAGAGTTATTACAATGCCATAGCGATGGCCAAGAAGCCGAATATAGATAAATTGTTTGAAACCTGCCCCCATACCGCCATCGATGGTTCCGGGCTGGCAGTGGGCCTGCCCAAGGGCCAGATGGGGAATTCCGAAGTGGGGCACCTCAATTTTGGGGCAGGCCGCGTGGTTTATCAGGACATTACGCGGATAGACAAATCAATCAGCGATGGCGACTTTTTCACCAATAAGGTCTTTCTGGAGGGAATGAAACTGGCGGCCGGGAATAAGACGGCGCTCCATCTTTTCGGACTGGTATCGAACGGTTGCGTTCATTCATCGCTGGAACATCTCAAGGCGCTGGCTAAAATGGCCAAGGACAACGGCGTGAAGAAACTATTCCTTCATGCTTTCATGGACGGCCGGGATACGTCACCGACCTCGGGGGCCGGGTACATGCAGGAGATGGTGGAAAATTTCGGCCGAGTCGGGCTCGGCAAGGTGGCCACGGTAATGGGCCGTTATTATGGAATGGATAGAGATAAAAGGTGGGAAAGAACCGAGAAAGCATATCAGGCCATTGTGAATAAAGTCGGCGAAAGATTTGGTTCACCGGTGGAAGCGATCAAAGAGTCGTACCGGAACGATGTGACCGATGAATTTATAGTTCCCGCGGTAATAAATCTTGGAGGAGAGGATGAAGGGAAATTGAAATCGGGCGATGTGGCGCTCTTTTTCAATTTCAGGGCGGATCGGGTCAGACAGTTATCTTATTTGTTTGTGGGGCGGCAGTATGAAGGATTTCCCCATCCGGATAATCCCAGAATTCATTTAATCACGTTGACCAATTATGATGCCGAATTGAAAGAAGCGCATGTGGCCTATCCGCCGATTCATCTGACAAATATTTTCGGGGAAATTATTTCTCGTCAGGGCCTGAGGCAACTGCGAATCGCGGAGACGGAAAAATATGCTCATGTGACCTATTTTTTCAATGGGGGGGTGGAAAAGCCGTTTGAAAATGAAGATCGCTGTATGATACCGTCGCCAAAAGTTGCGACGTATGATTTGAAGCCGGAGATGTCGTCGGTGGAAGTGGCCGATGAAACGGTGCGGCGGATTCTTTCGAAGAAATATGATGTCATAATCCTTAATTTTGCCAACTGCGACATGGTTGGCCACACGGGGGTTCTGGAGGCGGCCATAAGGGCGGTGGAGGCGGTTGACGCCGGCGTGGGAAAAGTGATAAAGGCGGTGGAAGAAGTGAAAGGGCAGGCGATAATAACGGCCGATCACGGCAACGCCGAGCAGATGTATGACCCGGAAACCAAGGGGCCGCATACGGCACACACAACCAACCTGGTGCCCTGCATATTTTTTGACGGTTCGGGGGCACATGACGGGGTAAGACTGCGCGATGGCGGCATTCTGGCCGACGTGGCTCCGACGATCCTCCAGTATATGAATATTAACCAGCCGGCCGAGATGACCGGCCATTCGCTGTTTGTTCCGGGTGAAGTTCCCATTTCAAAGCATTAA
- a CDS encoding putative Apolipoprotein N-acyltransferase (Evidence 3 : Putative function from multiple computational evidences) codes for MTFWGFVLALAYIPLPLGFLAWVALVRPLEILTELKGKAVFKAAYFYSLMSNIFLLYWVAIVTPPGAVAAIFILSLYPATILSAFVRIYHWKKYLGLMALPILWVGMEYFRSLSQFAFPWTDLAYSQGYYLTFIQIVSVIGSYGLSFLLVVINICIWQAKSRVNVLEYRVSFGIAAIIIPAAIFLYGWVVFPPLPVPADVKVSLLQGNVPLEVKWSNENRDENFVLYDSLAQVAAKDSSDLMIWPETAAPCYPRLEPKYRDWIGRTAERSHAYQLVGALEVETRNNREKSYNSAFQFSPDGTMGARYDKIYLVPFSEHVPYQDYMPFLTREFLAHYVTLIKTNKIEWWSDFYPGDSAVVFKTDQANYSVLICFESAFPNYVRECLLKGAEFMVNITNDTWFGRSPGPFQHMRIAVFRAVENRVWMARCANSGISALIDPYGRETVRAGLFERKVVSGKVAALDEYTFFTRFGPVVGRYSLLLTTAILFILIVLWLRERFLR; via the coding sequence TTGACCTTTTGGGGTTTTGTTCTGGCCCTGGCATATATTCCATTGCCGCTCGGTTTCCTGGCCTGGGTGGCTCTGGTTCGTCCTCTGGAGATCCTGACCGAACTAAAAGGGAAAGCCGTTTTCAAGGCCGCCTATTTTTACTCGCTGATGAGCAATATTTTTCTTTTGTACTGGGTGGCGATTGTCACGCCCCCGGGAGCGGTGGCGGCGATTTTCATTTTGTCACTTTACCCGGCGACGATTCTTTCGGCTTTCGTCAGAATTTATCACTGGAAAAAATATCTGGGACTTATGGCGCTTCCGATTCTGTGGGTGGGAATGGAGTATTTCCGCAGTCTTTCCCAGTTTGCTTTTCCCTGGACGGATTTGGCCTACAGCCAGGGATATTACCTGACCTTCATTCAAATTGTTTCGGTAATCGGATCTTACGGGTTATCGTTTCTACTGGTGGTAATAAATATTTGTATCTGGCAGGCCAAGAGCCGGGTGAATGTGCTGGAATATCGCGTCAGTTTTGGAATAGCGGCTATAATTATTCCGGCGGCTATTTTTCTCTATGGCTGGGTGGTCTTTCCGCCCTTGCCGGTTCCGGCTGATGTAAAGGTGTCCCTGCTTCAGGGGAACGTGCCGCTGGAGGTAAAATGGTCCAATGAGAATCGAGACGAAAATTTCGTATTGTATGATTCGCTGGCGCAGGTAGCCGCGAAAGATTCTTCGGATTTGATGATTTGGCCGGAGACGGCGGCCCCCTGCTACCCGCGACTGGAGCCGAAGTACCGGGACTGGATCGGGCGGACGGCGGAACGGAGCCATGCCTATCAACTGGTCGGGGCGCTGGAGGTGGAAACCAGGAATAATCGGGAAAAGTCGTATAATTCCGCCTTCCAATTTTCGCCCGACGGCACGATGGGGGCCCGCTATGACAAGATTTATCTTGTTCCCTTTTCCGAGCATGTGCCGTACCAGGATTATATGCCGTTTTTGACGCGGGAATTTCTGGCGCATTATGTAACTTTGATTAAAACCAACAAGATTGAATGGTGGTCGGATTTTTATCCGGGAGATTCGGCGGTTGTATTCAAGACCGATCAGGCAAATTATTCGGTTCTAATTTGTTTTGAATCGGCCTTTCCCAATTATGTCAGAGAATGTCTGTTGAAGGGGGCTGAATTCATGGTGAATATAACCAATGATACCTGGTTCGGCCGTTCACCGGGTCCATTTCAGCATATGCGGATTGCGGTCTTCCGGGCCGTGGAGAACAGGGTCTGGATGGCACGGTGCGCCAACAGCGGCATATCGGCATTAATCGACCCATACGGCCGGGAAACCGTCCGAGCCGGGTTGTTCGAGCGAAAAGTGGTCTCGGGAAAAGTGGCAGCGCTCGACGAATATACGTTTTTCACGCGGTTCGGACCGGTTGTCGGCAGGTACTCATTATTGCTTACCACTGCCATCCTCTTTATATTGATTGTGTTATGGTTAAGGGAAAGATTTTTAAGATAG